A stretch of Electrophorus electricus isolate fEleEle1 chromosome 3, fEleEle1.pri, whole genome shotgun sequence DNA encodes these proteins:
- the LOC113591693 gene encoding uncharacterized protein LOC113591693 has protein sequence MEEEMAVAAPDPSMGDPLEESRAVAPQGRGARLREHYRQDVLVAPEADFLVDHHSSAYSSMEVADRLTYLEQRVQMQEDEIQLLKLALEDVLKRLNISEEQSTVFTKRGPVPVARPLSLALSTRGASNTSLLLKKGSSSTQPSSMPSRNFSPSPASKRSPPGSVKSSPSDSGSRRLSATITTTSTSKKSQESKPKEANVHVLGRQHVTHCKVTMQIYLSRLSKRTESTEATATAKQPSVHQPANGPPLDKSDSQEVEAGAVRSPVFTFPLQKRPCQSPFSPTDIPTYKSLNKSSSQYFQICY, from the exons ATGGAGGAAGAAATGGCAGTGGCGGCACCAGACCCAAGCATGGGGGACCCCCTGGAGGAATCCAGAGCCGTTGCCCCTCAAGGTAGAGGGGCTCGGCTGAGAGAACATTACCGCCAAGATGTGCTGGTAGCCCCTGAAGCAGACTTCTTAGTAG ATCACCACAGCTCAGCATACAGTAGCATGGAGGTGGCTGACCGGCTTACCTACCTTGAGCAGCGTGTCCAGATGCAGGAGGATGAAATCCAGCTGCTAAAGCTTGCACTGGAAGATGTGCTCAAGAGACTCAACATCTCTGAGGAACAATCCACTGTTTTCACAAAGAGGGGCCCTGTTCCag TAGCCAGGCCTTTGTCTCTGGCCCTGTCCACCAGGGGTGCCAGCAACACTTCCCTCCTGCTGAAGAAGGGCTCCAGCTCTACACAGCCCTCTTCCATGCCTTCTAGGAATTTCAGCCCTTCACCAGCCAGCAAAAG AAGTCCACCAGGCAGTGTGAAAAGCAGCCCAAGCGATTCTGGGAGTCGGCGACTTTCTGCAACCATCACCACCACAAGCACCAGCAAGAAAAGCCAAGAGAG CAAACCAAAGGAGGCCAATGTTCATGTTCTAG GAAGACAGCATGTAACACACTGCAAAG TAACTATGCAGATTTATCTGAGCCGCTTAAGCAAAAGGACTGAGTCTACTGAGGCAACTGCCACAGCAAAGCAGCCGAGTGTACACCAGCCTGCGAACGGGCCACCTCTGGATAAATCAGACTCCCAGGAGGTAGAAGCAGGGGCTGTGAGGAGCCCTGTCTTTACATTCCCACTGCAGAAGAGGCCATGTCAGAGCCCCTTCTCTCCTACTGACATCCCCACCTACAAAAGCCTCAACAAGTCATCCAGCCAGTATTTCCAGATCTGTTACTAA
- the LOC113569105 gene encoding bromo adjacent homology domain-containing 1 protein, with product MPLSSLDSVGKHVMTQARKKGSLSYCHGEGHDRVDGWTHGKTMGRSWPERCSKEHKALKGVAKRGKQKGRDHMEGWILNECKSRARLEHSLKKSRTAKGVAKKGKATVSKKLREERNRKLYPLRRRSCSPEAEPLGCHVILTRLQEGSLEQGNDFHKDDPNTGRRKIPQKRNVKPNKKLEKAKESLRMPSKTKSEATVSKTLAQEPRKRRLASLNAEAVNSLLLEKTDAPLGSKLAKRHLHEVPPAVSVDHNAKICSISKRATQAHRTEECQSPKQAEKGKVEESDDNALRLYAPTPRRLAGLNAAALLKLTSSTTGNKQRVKSDGKAACVTGKQAPRCKARVRQPKAQGFKPASPLGCCAVCKSRAGLESRLKWEGATCHHHLTKPGFQSRSMMGYPLKVVKEEQVEAELSPYYCCPPEGSVEYCHRLALFLGQKAYSETDEHPMTSVKHECLVPPSSLTHPALTLSAHPCLCADPCYSSYYVHITHPGPPSASLSSQPLPCAHSSLCPSRLPRSKLLASSMPHASGIPHPAFCNSVGSPCFSEGCRVGSYAFSAMQPVTSRACSYATGCSNCSHQIKTEGYSSPQGDHASSLLAAPALPLSACPVPRLSPSSTAVPRLLSTLPDNRQTEVRLPGTRKCPQSTKPPSGSIATGRGRLSQKQPASSPVSVRQPKRVHRHRATNGWRPFGEPTEREVFIAGEDETALRQCYEGVERDGEVIRVRDTVLLRSGPRKKSLPYVAKISALWDDPKTGELMMSLFWYYRPEHTQGGRDPSMHCENEIFASRHQDENSVACIEDRCYVLPLAQYCRFCALVKRRLEGVPECAPVVPRPSNSAIPSHRLVPEDVDPELVYLCRHVYDFRYGRILKNLQ from the exons ATGCCTCTGTCCTCTTTAGATTCTGTTGGAAAGCATGTGATGACCCAAGCTCGGAAAAAGGGTTCCCTCAGCTACTGCCATGGCGAGGGTCATGACCGTGTAGATGGCTGGACCCATGGTAAAACCATGGGCAGATCTTGGCCTGAACGTTGTTCAAAAGAGCACAAAGCTCTGAAGGGGGTGGCCAAGAGAGGCAAGCAAAAGGGACGAGACCACATGGAAGGATGGATCCTCAATGAATGTAAGAGTAGAGCCAGGCTGGAGCATTCTCTGAAAAAGAGCAGGACTGCAAAGGGCGTGGCTAAGAAAGGCAAGGCGACAGTGTCCAAGAAGCTAAGGGAAGAGCGGAACAGGAAGCTCTACCCACTGCGAAGGAGGAGCTGCTCACCGGAGGCAGAGCCCTTAGGCTGCCATGTCATCCTTACCCGCCTGCAGGAGGGCAGCTTGGAGCAGGGCAATGACTTTCATAAGGACGATCCAAACACAGGCCGAAGAAAAATTCCGCAAAAGAGGAATGTCAAACCTAACAAAAAGCTAGAGAAAGCCAAGGAGTCATTGCGAATGCCatctaaaacaaaatcagaaGCAACTGTCAGTAAAACCCTAGCTCAGGAGCCACGCAAACGCCGACTTGCTTCTCTCAATGCTGAGGCGGTCAACAGCCTGCTGCTGGAGAAGACAGATGCGCCACTTGGCAGTAAACTTGCTAAGAGACATCTGCATGAGGTACCGCCTGCTGTTAGTGTGGACCACAATGCAAAGATATGCTCTATTTCAAAAAGGGCCACTCAAGCCCACAGGACTGAAGAGTGCCAGAGCCCCAAGCAAGCAGAGAAAGGCAAGGTGGAGGAGAGTGATGACAATGCGTTGAGACTATACGCTCCCACTCCCAGGCGCCTTGCTGGACTCAATGCTGCTGCCCTACTGAAGCTCACCAGCTCCACCACGGGGAACAAGCAGCGGGTGAAGTCGGATGGAAAGGCCGCCTGCGTGACGGGGAAGCAGGCTCCACGCTGCAAAGCCAGGGTGCGACAGCCTAAGGCACAGGGCTTCAAACCAGCCTCCCCACTTGGCTGCTGTGCGGTGTGTAAGAGCAGGGCAGGTctggagtccagactgaagtgGGAAGGGGCCACCTGCCACCACCACCTAACCAAACCGGGGTTCCAGTCGCGCAGTATGATGGGATATCCCCTTAAGGTGGTGAaagaggagcaggtggaggcgGAGCTTAGTCCTTACTATTGCTGCCCTCCAGAGGGCTCCGTGGAGTACTGCCACAGGCTGGCACTCTTCTTGGGGCAGAAGGCCTATAGTGAGACAGATGAGCACCCCATGACCTCAGTGAAGCACGAATGCCTGGTTCCCCCGTCTTCACTGACGCACCCTGCCCTCACCCTCAGTGCCCACCCATGCTTGTGCGCAGACCCCTGCTACTCTAGTTACTATGTCCACATCACTCATCCAGGGCCGCCTTCAGCTAGCCTGAGTTCGCAGCCTCTACCTTGTGCACACAGCTCTTTGTGTCCCAGCAGGCTGCCCAGGTCCAAGCTGCTGGCCTCCTCCATGCCCCATGCCTCAGGTATCCCACACCCTGCCTTCTGCAATTCGGTGGGGTCGCCTTGCTTCAGCGAGGGTTGCAGGGTCGGCAGCTACGCGTTCAGTGCTATGCAGCCAGTCACCAGCAGGGCGTGCTCTTACGCAACAGGCTGCTCCAACTGTAGCCATCAAATTAAAACAG AAGGCTACTCTTCACCTCAAGGGGATCATGCTTCCTCACTACTGGCAGCCCCAGCCTTGCCCCTGTCTGCCTGCCCGGTGCCCAGGTTAAGCCCATCCTCCACAGCTGTGCCGCGTCTCCTGTCCACCCTCCcagacaacagacagacagaggtcaGGCTTCCAGGAACCAGGAAATGTCCACAAAGCACCAAACCACCCAGTGGCTCCATTGCTACGGGACGTGGCAGGCTGTCTCAGAAGCAACCTGCATCCAGCCCAGTGAGTGTGAGGCAGCCGAAAAGGGTACATCGCCACCGCGCCACAAATGGCTGGCGTCCTTTCGGAGagcccacagagagagaggtcttCATCGCG GGGGAAGACgagacagcactgagacagTGTTATGAGGGAGTCGAGCGAGATGGAGAGGTGATCCGTGTCCGAGATACCGTGCTACTGCGCTCTGGACCTAGAAAGAAATCCCTACCTTATGTGGCTAAGATCTCAGCTCTGTGGGACGACCCTAAGACAG gAGAGCTGATGATGAGTTTGTTTTGGTACTATCGACCTgagcacacacagggaggcagagatcccagcatgcactgtgAG AATGAAATATTTGCCTCTCGGCATCAAGATGAAAACAGTGTGGCATGTATAGAGGATCGATGCTATGTTTTGCCGCTAGCACAGTACTGTAG aTTTTGTGCCTTGGTAAAGCGCCGACTGGAGGGAGTGCCCGAGTGTGCCCCAGTGGTGCCCCGTCCCTCCAACAGTGCCATCCCCTCTCACCGACTTGTGCCCGAGGACGTCGATCCTGAGCTGGTTTACCTGTGTCGCCATGTCTACGACTTCCGTTACGGCCGCATACTGAAGAATCTGCAGTAA